aacccTGTCAAGTCTTACCAAGGTTTTTCGGTTGCAAACGGAAAGGGAATGAGCACATGatagctccatccaagaaaagaagaacactCGTTCGGGAGGATAAAGAGGATGATGACGAAATTACCATCTCCACTCTTGCACTTAGAAATCTACAAGGTGCTGTTCCCGTAGACCGAGGAGAGAGGATCAAGACGTAGagacgaagaagaggaaaggagtggagagagagaaacaatgcgaaaagaagcagaggaagaaaagattgcgagaggaagaagaagaagggcgaGGTGAACGGGAGGAAACGAGCATGAAGTGTACTTCTCACCTCTTGAGGGCATTGAAATAGGGGGAGTCtttgagaaaagaggtacatcttcaattgtTGTTATTAGTGATAAATGTggtctatgaatttttttttcgtttattcTAGTAGTTGAACTTATAAAATTCCGATCAATTTAATTCTTCCATTGAAAATCCTAACAGTTAGATGACATGGACATAGTTTTGTTAACTTAATGTTAGATTTGCAGGCTAGTACGTACATGGCTTACACGTGGCTTCCATGTCCTTTTGGCCCAAAAGAAAGGAACAATAAAATCTGCTCGCTAGGAAAACAAAGTGGTAGTCTAAATCGTTATTCTAGGTGAATAAATGTTAACGGTGTATTCCATATCAAAAAGGCACATGTGACATGTCGATATATTTTACAGAACTACATGGAGTGgatttttaaaagtttatgggcaaaatagaaaaaaaaaaaagtatagcaacgccattaaatattgaaaaatgtgCAGTTATTACCCATGTCGTTACTCCTTTTTATCTTCATGGCATTTGTTTTTGATGATGAGGAAACCCAACTTCAATGGGTAAATCTTGGTCTTATTAAAGTACCTCGATAAATTACATTAGGATCGAAGGTCGGAGATGTAATGTAGAGTATAAAGGGAGGAGTTTGGTGTGGCGTCCGAAGAGAAATGCCCAGAAGCCATCCAGCTTAGAATTTGGGAGCCCCGGGCCACTTGAGCAAGGGCCTATATGGCAGCGTATTTTCAATCCAGAACGTTTTCTAAAGTCtgatttcaatcaatttttatatGATTACACATTAGAACCTCTTAAGAGTGTTCCTTCGGTTATGTTTGTGAGTTTACATGAAAACACCGTAAAAGATTGTGTCAAACATGAGCAGATCACTCTTCTGCTTATCATAGGAAGCCACGAATATAAGGAGGTACCATACTTCCaattaagaaatcaaagtcATGGGGACTGACGACATCAGCGCCTCTTGTAATGGATGAGACGTCAGTGCTTGGCATTGAGCGAGGTCTTATTTCAAGCTTGTAATTACCTTATTCAAAGTGGATCTCCCACTCTCGCTCTTTACGCAATGTGGGTGAGAGTAATTCAGATCGAATCACCTTATCCTGCTATTTCATTTCTCTATTTGTCATCCATTTCTTTGTTAATCTCGCTATTATGGTGGATTGCAGATGTAATTGTGCAACAACACCGATGTATGCTCTACTTTTCTTAAGGTTATGCGATCATGAATGACTGAGAATTACCTTTCTGCAGGTGCGCAGGTCTTGGGCCAAAAAATACTGATATGGTGTAAGATGGAGCAATTAACATATTTAGTTGGCCACTTGGCTTAGCTCTTAAATGTTGGTACATGGCTAATGTCGACGAATTCAAAGTTGGCCTCTCCTTGGAATATCTCTCTGATTGAGGCatatggcttcttcttcttttttttcttttttttttttgggtctaaaacagagatttttatttttttatttttatttttatatattggaAAAGCAAAACATCCCGTACATGGCTCCTTCATGCGTCTAGCCAACACTCCACTGTCAAAACGTTTGATTGCTTATAGAAATTCAAGTTTTCTCCCTTCTAGATATTTGCCTTTTGGCTCCATATCTTACTTCTTTGTGGAAGAAGGTAGTGGGTGGAGCTGATTAATTCCACTATTAGagtaaaatttattaaatattatatttattgaaGGCTCATTGGATAAAGTTGAATATTAAATATTGAGAATTTAAACACTGAGTTCTAACTGCCGATAACTTTAAGTGTTGAAAGCAGAAataaaaagacagaaaaattgATCACTGAACATTATTGATTTTCTTACCATACATGAATTGTGATTACTATACGTTGATTTTAGTTATATAACTAGCAATGTTCTAATTGCCATAAATTACCTTTTTCTACTTGATAAATTATGTAACTTAACTTACCACGTTAAGTTTAAGTTTTCTGAGTTAATGGAATTTCTATGTTGATAGTAGTTCTAATCATCAAATAACATTCAATTTAATCAAGTgctgaactttttaattttcaatacttAATCATGTTATCGATAGGCCATTAGTGATTATAAAGCTTGATGGGCTTCAACTGCAACTGTACTTGGTCAACGACATTAGTTCGTATGAAAGTAGATAAAATTCCAAACCCGTTGAATACTCCACTTTCGTTGAATTTAAATAAAGGTGGATAAGTGTTGTTTCCACTTTACAGCATTATCATAGTCTAGACACATCCgttataaatattaattcattttaCTAAAGTTATTGCTTGACACGACTTATGAAAATCTGTTTGaagagaattttatttattattacaATAATTAGAGAATTTACTATTACTTCGTAGATTTGATTAATGTGTCTTGTGAGCCATATGTTATGCAGCAACTAAAGAAAATTTACggtgcttttttgttttctgtttttttttttttggttagaaagGATATATTACGGCGTTCAACGCGCTGTTTTTCACATATTATACagaatcattttttgaaaccgACATATTTTGAGTTAGCATGTTTAGTGCGCTAAAGACACTCAATAATAATCCTTGTTTAATGAGGATTACTTAAACTAAGGATAACTTCGTTTCACATAAAAGAATCTTCAAAATTATCTGAAGTTTTTCATCGTCACTATAAGTTAAAATACTGTTTTTCGTCTTCACCAGAAAGGTGCAAgatttttaaagaatttaacTTAGGAAGTACTTTTAGAATTGTCCCACTCTGCTAGCAAATGACGGGATCTTCCTTATTCATAAATTAGGAACATAGACATATGCAAGATTATGAATTTTTCTTATGCAATCCAACCTGAAAATTAGAAAAGCTCCTAAGCTCATTTTGACTCATAAGATATAgcccaagctctctctctctcttcaattgtTATTGACAAAGCAAATTCAAGGACTTTGTTAGCATAAAAGTTTTAGGGCTACTATGAGACTAACACTATCTTGTGAGCCACAAATTCTTAAATAAGTGAACCCCAcaacaatttctaattattcattatttactttttttggcACAAAATAAGTTATTATTCTCATAATGGATTAAGGGTAGTCATATAAGTATTTCTCTAAATTAAAACAAGCCTTAATTCCAAGTCGGATAACCCGATTCCTCTCATGGAACTCACTTCGTATACATCTTATTGAAACCTTAGGATTACTCGATCAACAATTTGGTCCCCTTTAGGAATTTCCATCACCTATAAGATCAGGCTTATTTCAGCCAGATTCCTCCCATATGAACCTTGATATGTCTCAATACAATGTGGATGTTTACCGAAAGAAAGTGGATGATGTTGACAGTGCCTAATACGATTGTCGCCCGTAGAGATTTCATGGGCTAAGAGATTTGGAAGGAGAGATGAAGGCACGACACACCTTGCTGGGATACTTCAGCCGAAGAGGTAAAGCCATTGCAGCCTCAGACCCCTTTAGTTCGCCTGCCACAATGAAATTAGATTCCATACTGGCGGAGGTGGCTACTCATATTAGACAAGAGGAAGCAATGGCATCGCTCAAGCTGGAGAAACAGTTCAGCACATTACAAGGGTTGGAGACACCGCAAACAGACAGGATCTCTCACGCCATGCTAAATTCAAAGTACTTGAAAGCTTCGAGGTGAGAAACTTTACGAATTATGACGGCGTTATATGCCCAAAGGTCTACCTCAAGTACTACATGCTGAATATGGCAAGTTACAATAACTACGTgttgttaaaatatatattattaaagcACGTTTTCATCTACcggcttaaacttttaaaagagTCAACAATGATCTTACAAAATCTCATAAGATATCAAAGCAAAAAATttctgagttcaaatctttccaacCTGTAAATGCCTCCCCCTAATATATTTCTACTCTTTAGGTTTGGGCCAAAGAACAGCCTATGCATGAGGAGGAGTATTGgaacatttaaatattaaatctcaTTTTTATCTAACAGCTTAACCATTTAGGACAATCGAGAATGATTTCGCAAAATTTGAAGTACCGTTTGTACAAATAAGAATCCCCTTCCTCCCGTGATATGAGTTACCACTCATTGATCACTTATACTACCTCAAACATGTGTTAGATCAGGAGTGGCGATGTCATGGAAGCCTTAGGCTAAGTAGTTTCTGCTAGCCAAGTCTAGCCAAGCCAGATCTTGGCCAATTTTGGGGAGGCCAAGCTAAGTCCCGACTGGCGGCAATGGCTGGCTAGGTGGAGGTTGAGCCCTCAACCAGGGTTGACCGAGGCAATGCTGGAGAGGATGCACGGCCAAGCTGAGGCGAGTGGCGTCGCTCACCTTAGTCGTCTCTATTGAGACTTCGAAGAGCAGGGGACGCCAAAGGGTGTTGGGTTTGTTGAGGTTACCGGGTCGGACCCAAGTCAGGCGTAGGAGCTGGGTCGGACCAATTAGAGTTTGGTTCTCGGGCTAGGTAGAATTAGGCATTTTGGGCTGGTTTTGCTTTATCGGGCCGACTTTGATCTGTTGGGGTTGGGCTTAGATAAGTGCTGGAGGAAAATTGGGAGCTGAGcccaattcttatttttattgattaaagcCTCCTAATATGTAAAGCCCATTCGTGTCCTTGAGCCCAAATTTGTGTGACCTGCGTCAGCTCATACTGGGCCCCAGGGCCTGGCCCCGTACctatttttgaattaaaaatattttatacaaaaaaattttaaaaaatatttctttaaaaaattaaattcaaaattcaaaaaaattgaagaattccGATTTCTTTTCctataaattatgaaaatgctTAAAAGTTAGTTTTTCAGTAGCTTTCCCTTAAAATGAGTGAaaatctttgataaaaaaattgtgctCAAAATTAAACAAGTTTTTAGGGCTTTATAATAGGGTTTAAATGTTCTTTGAGATAGACCCATCTTCTTGGAACTTCACACCGCAAGAGTAGATGATAAACCACTTCGTTTAACAAGGGTGGATTGCACAAAGAATGGGCTTCAATTGCAAGCTTTTCACCTTATATGCACTAGTATGTAGTCCTATAGGAATATCATATTACATGATCAAGTCTTTCCAAATTCTTCACAAGCAATTAAGTTGATTTTACAGGAGTTTATGGAATTTTCGGACAAGTTTAGAGAGGAGAATAAAGTCAAGATTAGTTCAGTAGCTTATTCTCTTGGGGAAGGACATCGAGTGTTGAAACTTAATGTAGATGGTGCGTAAAAAGATAACAAAGGAGCCATAAGTACTATTGCATGACGATAAGAATAGATATCTAGTAAGGAGGATGATGTTCATGATAGATTATAGATGGTGCGTAAAAAGATAACAAAGGAGCCATAAGTACTATTGCATGACGATAAGAATAGATATCTAGTAAGGAGGATGATGTTCATGATAGGATAAAAAACAAAGAGGCAGTGGTGATGAATCTCAAGGGTGCACAGGTCTGGTCCGAAGAAAGAAGATCACCATGCTTCGAGATGAAAATTGACCATGGATAAGAGCTAAGCTGTAATTCAATCCCCATCCAGATTCAGCGGTTTTTTTAAGCTTCAGGCAATAAGTATGCAAATCAATTTGGATCAGACTTTCAATTAATTGGAAAaccttaaaaaaattgatcatcCATGAGGATAATTTTAATTCGAGTTCAGTCAAATTGGCCCTCGCATGTGGCTGGTCTCGGTGattaaaaaaagatagaaaagtaaaaaataaaaataaaattacaaacaaTTGTCGTCATTAGTGCCAACCACAGCTCTCGTGGGATGGAATGGCCGATGATAACTAAACCCGCTATACCagtaatttccaatcaaaattatctgaaataactaaatttctaGGGTTGGACACAATTCAGTACTATAAAATCGCATTAACGAAATAGTTCCATTCATTCGAGGGACTATGTTCTTTATCTTGTCCCACACATTTATTCGTACACTTACAAGCAAGTTTAGTTGGCAGGCCCCTAATTTTGCTTACAACATTCAGTTTCTGTTGTAGGACACACTAATCCTAGTGACGTACTGTCACTTAACACTTGCTTCTTTTACAGAGACGCTAGACTATATTTCATACATATAGAGAGCCCAAGAACCACTATCACGTATATAgactcataatttatttttcatcttcttctttcttcatgcaGTTGGATAAGAAGCTTCCGTGGCAAGACCACAGAGACCAGCCTTAGAGCTCACATCCTTCTGGATCCTCATGTACCCTTTCTCTCCCCACCCGGTGCCCCACGAATTCTTCATCAGCCAATACTTGGTCCCGCCAGAGCCAGAGGTCTTCCCATACCCGACCGCCGTGACCGCGTGGTCAATGTCGGTCCCACATGAGCCTGTGAACACGCCGGTTGAGTAGAATTGGAAATCAAACCCGCCCCCCTCAATTGCCACCGAGACTGGCTGGTTTGCCACGGCCTGCAAGAGGGCCTTCTCGTTGTTGGCGGGCACATCCTTATATCCAGTTATTGAGGCTGCGGGGTTTGCTGCCTTGGCCGTATTGCAGGTCCCTTTATTTTCCTGGTAAGGATAGTTCGCCTCAGTCGTGAGGCCACCATTGCTTACAATGAACTCGAAGGCACTGTCCATGAGCCCGCCTATGCAACCATCATCGTTATCATCACAATCCACGAGTTCTTGCACCGAGAGTGGCACCAACTTCCGCTTCTTGATCATGGTAATCCCTTCCATAGCTGCCACAGCCGAGAATGCCCAACAACTTCCTGCAAAAGGAGATAGTAAAATGAATTACAAAGAGACATATGTACGCATGTAGTATGATGGGCGTAAAAGGAATGTAACAGTGAATTACAGATAATATTGTTAGCTGCTATATGCACAATTGTTGCCTCTTTTCAACAGCTTGAGTACGACATGAGAATTTTGACATTTTCGCAGGACAAGTTTTGATTTTCCACTCACCACAGTTGCCTTGATCCTTAACAGGTGTCACAGCCTTCTTGGTTCGCCAGTCTAAGGCAGCTGGAATGGCGGTGAAGTTGGCATACTTGAACGGTTTTTTCGCCAGAGGACAGGACCCTTGTGGGCCTCCTCTTGTAGCCGGTGTAGGAAGCGCGGAACTCCTCATTGGTTAGGTCTGCAAACTTATTCACAGCCATTTTATACCCCACGTCCTTACCATTATTAAAGGCGTTGATGCGCTTAATGTTCTCTTTAAATATCTCATACCGTTTTGCCTTTTCGACGGCGTCTTTGTAGACACGCCCGTGAATTGCCATCCACTCCTCATGTTGCTTTAACAACTGTTCCTCTTCAAGAGGGCGACAAAGCGTTTCGAAACAGAAACTATGATGACCAAAAGAGCAGCTGATGTGAGGAATGAAAATTGGTTTTGTTTGGCCATAGTCGTGCTCTGGGTACTGTCTAGGACACAATTGGAGTGACTTGGTGAGTTGTAACTTTCAGTTTGTGCACGAGGAACTCCAAATGGGTGTGTTGGGTTTTTATAGACAAAATGCCGCTCAACTGTCgtcactctcactctctctcgataATGCTTCAGTGgaccctctcctcctcctttgtgcCTGGATAGCTGTTGCGACTTAGACCCCAAAAATTAAGATTGCTATTGCACCCTCAGTCATTGACTGATGGGTGATTAATCAAAATGCTACCATTCAACATTGTCATGTAGTGCTAAAATTTATCGTTCTAAGAGGCTTGTGCGTTGTTATACGTGGATGTGCACTTGCATCTATGTTTGCCTTCCAATCATCGGCAAGTTATTACTAGTTTTCTAAAGTAAAACAACTAGCTTGGGTCAGCATAtgctaataaaatattattgatctTGAAGGTGTGATTCTTTGCCAATGAACTGGTGCCACGTAAATAGTCATAAATAACTGAGATTGGCTGGTGGTGCGCTTCAAGAAAACTGAACTTCTACACTGAAATCGTATTTTATGACCAATATCAACTTTGGATGACCATTGGCTGAGTTCCCATTTTGCTTAACTATATCAACGTGTTTTCTAGGTTTGGGAAGTGCTTCTAGATTCCTATGTTTGGAAATAAGAATGTAACTCTCTCAAGCTCGTGAGCTATTCAAGTTTGACTTAGATTACTCAAATGCTACTTGattcttttgctcagaaattcgTCTGGGaagtataaataaaataatatatttttagaatagaaattgatttttaaaacaGAAGGTTATCATTCATatcaagaagaaatgaacaaaaggTTTCCTTGCTAGGGAAAACAAGATAGTAGTCTAGATCGTTATTTGAGGCCAATAAATGCTAATAGTGCAGTCCACGTCAAAAGGGTACATATGATATGTGGATATACTTTATGGAAGGACTACATGTAGTGGATTTATAAGAGGTTATGggtaaaattgaacaaataaaaagtatagCGACCACattaaatattggaaattttttttagtaattacCCATGTCTTTACTCCTTTTTATCCTCATAGCATTTGTTTTTATGTGAGAAAACCCAACTTAAAATAGGTAAACTTTGGTCTCATCAAAGTATCTCAATAAATTACATGAGGATCAAAGGTCGGAGAAATAATGTAGAGTACATAGAAAGAGTTTGGTGTTGTGTCCGAAGGGAAATGCCCAGAAGCCATCAATGTATAAATTGGAGTCCCCGGCCTCTCGAGCAAGTGCCTAGATCGCATCGCATTTTTAATCAGAACGATTTCTAAAGTCTggtttaaatcaatttttatatgaTTACACATTAGAACCTCTTAAGAGTGTTGCTCCGGTTCTTTTTGCGAGTTTACATGAAATCATTGCAAAAGATTGTGTCAAACATAAGTAAATCACTCTTCCGCTTACCActggaaatctaaaatataaggAAATACCATGCTTCCAGCTAAACAATAAAAGTCATGGGGACCTAATGACATCGATGAAAGCTTAGTGCCTGACGTTAAGCGAGGCTTTATTTCAAACTTGTAACCTCCTTATTCAAGGTAGATTTACCACTCTCACTCTCTCCACGAACATAGGTCTCGGTAATTCAAATCGAACCACCTTAATCTTGTTATTTCATTTCTCTATTAATCTCACTATTATGGTGAATTGCACAATCTAATTGATCAACAACACTAATGCATGCTCTACTTTTTCTTAATGTCATCCGATCATGAATGACTGAGAATTACTTATGTTGCTAGTGAGGACAACATAATCATCCTTGATATCTTTTGCGGGGCAAGTTCATTTTATTAACATTATTTTACTatcatttttgggaaaaaaatgctAGTTGAATTACTTATAATCTAGGGttaagataagaaaataaataaataaataaataaacaaaccaAATTATGGCCACTGTAATGCAactaccctaaactttttttttttttttgtataactAAAAGCTTTACCCTTGCTTATTGTCATAAAtactctaaacttttttcttgtgtcataaaaaaatctgAACTTATAtcaatatgataataaaaatataatgcaagtaccaaaacttggcacggggaGCCATTTAAGCACCAGAAATTAGAAAGATACaccactttctttgaaaaatgagacatttaagtgctaacTCTAATGACGGGTGTCGAAATCCtatgtgacattttttaataatataactggCCTGCATGGCTCACTAGAGAGTTGAGTTAGTAGagaataacaaaaacaacatcgttttgcctcttatttgaattttaatataaatattatttgaattaaattaaaaacataaaaaaaaaaagttgcgaGAAGGTGTTGTGCAagggcttcttcttccttctttttttttttttaataatttagttttaactttggtttaattaatatttattttaaaattcaaattcaaggcAAAACGACATCTTTTTGTGGCTTATCTAGGCACATCAATATGCAAAACGATATTGTTTTTTTTACTTATCTAGCCACTTTAGTGTAGAAAATAATGTTATTTTGCACttgttttgtcaaaaaaaaaaaaaaaaactccacattagcattttggtcggattttcttACTGTTAGCacttaactaatcaattttgtttcgattttgacacttgagtgtactttttcaaacttttaatacttaagtgtcccactatACTAAGTTTGGAATTCTTCATGGTACAAAACAAGTTAGGGGCATTTATATCTCGGTGAACAAGTTTATGGTTTTAGGCaacacaagagagagagagagagagagagagagagagaggggagtaTTTGTGTCACAATTTTTGTTGGTATTTGCCCTATAATCTAGGAGCATcataaaactccaaattgaggtGCACATGTGAGGATGTTAAATTTTTAGTGAAGGCCAAGATCAAGCTTAGGTTCATAATGgaattatcttaaatttttcagtGAAGGTCGAGGCTCAAGCTTGGGTTCTCCCACTGGGATCCCCTTTGTCGAGGACTTCAGATTTTTGTTGTTAATTCTCAATAAGTGGTATCAACATCAATGGTTGATTAGATTGAATAGGTCGAATATGTATAGATGGGTAGCTGGTGAATATTTTAAAGCAAGAATGTCGCATATGACTCATCTATCGATGTGACAAATAATGCGCTTTTGCTAAGTTTGGTTGGGCCAAAGCGATTAATGGGAAGTTAGAAGGGCATAGTTTTGTCTCTTGCCAAACTTGGCGAAGTCAAGGTGCATAATGGAGTAGAGTTTATATTGTTGTAGCAGGATACTTGCATTCAGGGGCAGGGGGCCAAATATAGGACATTCACAtgcgaaacaaaaaaattctaaggtGCAAGTGTGCGGTCTTaggcaaaaaattatgaataccACGGATGTGATTGAAGTGACTACGGTTCGCATTGGTGATGGGTGATTAATTGAAATGCTCCCATTAAACATTGTTATGCGGTGCAAAGATATCATGTGTAAGTTATTGTGATTCATGTTCCTATGGGAAAGAACTGGCTTTCTTCAAAGGAAACAAATAGCTTTGGTCGGCATCTGctaatgaaatattattaatcTTGAAGGCGTGATTCTCTGTGCAATGAATTGCTGCAATGTAAATAGTCATAAATACTGAGATTGGCTAGTGGTGCGCAACAAGAAAACTAGACTTCAACGCTGAAATCATATTCTATGACCAATATCAACTTTAGACGGCCATTGGCTGAGTTCCAATTTTGCTTGACCTAGCCATATCAACGAGTCTTTTAAGTTTGGGAAGAGCTTCTAGAATAATAGCTCGCGAGCCTAATCGAATTATTCAATCTTTAtgtattttaattataaaaatacatTAATAGGTACGAactaaataaatatatcactACTTTTTAATTGTAGTGTATTTTAATGATTCTAGCTAGAGTTTGAGattgggaaaagtgtcaaaaagtcataaaccttttgtttttgtgccgatttagtcctaaattttttttttgtgccgattaagacctaaatctttttatttttgttatttttctttttcctttttccctttttcttctccttttcttcctccagCCAGTCGCTGGACCTCGCCGACCGGCCAGAGATGACGATTGGCGaggttgaggtcgacctcgcccggcacctcgccagtggccacgatggtggccttgtgttgggtggcgaggcttgccctcgccgaatctggcgaggtgaagcctcgcccatggctagcgaggctcgacctcgcccatggccgcgagcctcgacctcgccaaatccgtTGAGGGCAAGTCTCGCCCACCCGGCTAAGGCCGCCCTTGAGGCTTGGGCGGCGAGGGCAAGCCCCCGCCAGCTTGGCGCGAGGAGGCGGCCTTGAGTTGGCCTCGCACAGAGCCGGTAGGGCTCGCCCTCACCAACTAGGCCTTGAGGGTGGCCTcgtggccactagcgaggtggtcaacaaggtcgacctcgaccttgcCGGTTGTCGCCTTTGGCGGGTCATCGAGGTTCAGCGACCcaggctagaggaagaagaggagaagaaaaaagaaaaaaagaaaattttaaaattttaaaattttaaaattattaaaagttgtctacaTTACCGCCGATCGACCATGTCAACGACCGAcatctagtcagcaaaatccagccaaaattggccggaaatgactgaattggcacaacgtaaaaatgtttagaattaaatcggccaaaagaaaaggtttaggattgaattgacacaaagacaaaaggtttatgactttttgatacttttcccgtTTGAGTTTTACTCTAAGTTTTGAGAAAGAGCCGTTATCTAATTGATTCGAGTTGAAGCTTATTGAAAACTTATGTAACTCAATTATCTACTCTTAACTATTTGATTTGGGTCAGATTCAAGCATCGAATTGGTTGTTGACTCAACTGGATTACACACATACTCCCTAGTTTGGAAATTTAGTTTGTTAGATTTTGTTTGTGCATAAAAAGTAGGAATAATGATACTGaactttttttcagtttttaatgTGATCTATGAAccttttttgtttaataaatcCGTTGAACTTTTAAAATTCCAAGCAAAgtaatttttccattgaaaatccTAATACTTAGTTGATATGGACAGAGTTTTGTTAACTTAATGTTGATTTGCTAGGGTGGCATGTACGTGACTTCCATATGGCTTCCatgtcacacacacacacacacatataggGACAAAAACATTTCCTAACTAGAGAGGACGAGGTATTAGTCTAGATCGTTATTCTCAGCCAATAAATGCTAATAGAGCAGTCCAAGTCAAAAGAGTacatggggaaaattgtccagaAATCCAGAAAtctattgtacttttgtcaatatagtcataaatttttaattatgccaattgaatcataaatcttttcacgttttgccaattgagttcattccgtcaattttgatatgaaatcgttgatattgacaatttttactaatatttttttcatttttatttctttccttttctttctttttccttttccttctttactttttttttccttatttttaagGCTAGTAGGGGCCAACGGCCCTTGCGGAGGCCTAGCCACTCTTGCTGACCATTGGGTGAGGATTAGCCCTCACCTAGTGGCTAAGGTTGTTGAGCCT
The window above is part of the Eucalyptus grandis isolate ANBG69807.140 chromosome 6, ASM1654582v1, whole genome shotgun sequence genome. Proteins encoded here:
- the LOC120294225 gene encoding senescence-specific cysteine protease SAG12-like, with the protein product MEGITMIKKRKLVPLSVQELVDCDDNDDGCIGGLMDSAFEFIVSNGGLTTEANYPYQENKGTCNTAKAANPAASITGYKDVPANNEKALLQAVANQPVSVAIEGGGFDFQFYSTGVFTGSCGTDIDHAVTAVGYGKTSGSGGTKYWLMKNSWGTGWGEKGYMRIQKDVSSKAGLCGLATEASYPTA